Proteins encoded in a region of the Mixophyes fleayi isolate aMixFle1 chromosome 5, aMixFle1.hap1, whole genome shotgun sequence genome:
- the NPVF gene encoding pro-FMRFamide-related neuropeptide VF, which produces MFFPLCTFSILFAFSICSDEYTTTNLESQEKYDDLFESREDFQNQRNANSDEYQYWRPNSISEMSSPIMSKYGSLPIQFEREYLEERGLKPAANLPLRFGRASDDKIAKSIPNLPQRFGRYISGKANIQSAANLPQRFGRSQYGGSFRQSLASLPLRFGRAAHSQTLLYKLSSHPLEVKNPDEDDDRRQAVSYDYEHDLQM; this is translated from the exons ATGTTTTTTCCTCTCTGCACTTTCTCCATTCTTTTTGCATTTTCCATCTGTTCTGATGAGTATACAACGACGAATCTGGAAAGCCAAGAGAAATACGATGACTTATTTGAA TCCAGAGAAGATTTCCAAAATCAGAGAAATGCTAATTCTGATGAGTATCAATATTGGAGACCCAACAGCATAAGTGAGATGAGTTCCCCTATAATGAGCAAATACGGTAGCCTGCCAATACAATTTGAGAGAGAATATCTTGAAGAAAGAGGCCTCAAGCCTGCTGCAAATCTGCCATTGCGCTTTGGAAGAGCATCTGATGACAAAATAGCAAAGAGCATTCCAAACCTACCTCAGCGATTTGGGCGATACATATCTGGCAAGGCCAACATCCAGTCAGCTGCTAATTTGCCCCAAAGGTTTGGAAGATCACAATACGGCGGAAGTTTCCGACAGTCTCTTGCTTCATTACCACTTCGGTTTGGAAGAGCAGCACATTCGCAAACACTACTATATAAATTGAGTTCCCATCCACTAGAAGTGAAAAACcctgatgaagatgatgacag AAGACAGGCAGTGAGTTATGATTACGAACATGATCTTCAAATGTAG